In the Podospora pseudocomata strain CBS 415.72m chromosome 5, whole genome shotgun sequence genome, one interval contains:
- a CDS encoding hypothetical protein (EggNog:ENOG503PDF4) produces MSALHYSRISGGLRESEMEETYLYHKLEAMRTLNSKVTDLETCTSDGCLSLIAGLALAEGGMGDPTAAEAHINGLCTLIDMKRPEEWQHRFYGMLQRIILMAGSYIAASRDPFLESHIIETDDMTLCYPHPYFTKPTPTLLSTAQVQATSLSPFYLTSTPCLEACKADVEGEVLFNVLERLTSICFTPYDNNNSETTSLLLSDTESYIASLLFQPDPSSSSPSKASTHKDRHHKKSKRKGHPYSQAPPIYYPSSSRAWAAAGYLYTHLILSPLWAQTHQDETIDPDLLWHLLNTLREDITKTEAAMKIGAYSPELWIWEVVIAAYTVRVSLQRQQQQQQQQPMTTGLASVAEDIFSTTSSEVLSTSQIIIWPGLTYAESSDSSSSSQDGSGASSPSHDNPERGPGIPSQPHTYIPPVSPPPKDHLHSLKLFFRQKIAVWSQTTRVADWEGARQMLTRIVWPNQSAGQLTSYSERLDMIMKTIWYEACLRLQ; encoded by the exons ATGAGTGCGCTGCACTATTCCCGAATCAGTGGCGGCCTAAGGGAGTCCGAGATGGAAGAGACGTACTTGTATCACAAGCTCGAGGCGATGAGGACTCTAAACAGCAAAGTTACAGACTTGGAAACGTGCACTAGTGATGGGTGTCTGAGCTTGATTGCTGGATTAGCTTTGGCTGAG GGTGGCATGGGTGACCCAACTGCCGCCGAGGCACATATCAATGGTCTCTGTACTTTGATCGACATGAAGCGCCCCGAGGAATGGCAGCATCGGTTCTATGGGATGCTTCAACGAATCATTCTGAT GGCTGGCAGTTACATTGCTGCATCCAGGGACCCGTTTCTAGAATCACACATCATCGAAACCGACGACATGACCCTCTGCTATCCCCATCCATATTTCACCAAACCCACACCAACCCTGTTATCAACTGCTCAAGTCCAAGCCACTAGCCTTTCGCCCTTCTATCTGACCTCCACACCCTGTCTCGAGGCCTGCAAAGCCgatgttgagggagaagtaCTATTCAACGTCCTTGAGCGCCTCACCTCAATCTGCTTCACGCCATACGACAACAATAACAGCGAGACGACTTCACTCCTCCTCTCAGACACAGAGTCTTACATCGCCAGCCTGCTCTTTCAACCAGAcccttcctcgtcttcaccATCCAAAGCTTCAACTCACAAGGACCGGCATCATAAAAAGAGCAAGAGAAAAGGCCACCCATACAGTCAAGCGCCACCAATCTACTACCCAAGCTCAAGCCGTGCCTGGGCCGCAGCCGGTTACCTCTACACCCATCTCATATTATCCCCTCTCTGGGCCCAAACCCACCAAGACGAGACCATAGACCCCGACCTCCTCTGGCatctcctcaacaccctccgaGAAGACATTACCAAAACCGAAGCAGCCATGAAAATCGGCGCCTACAGCCCAGAGCTGTGGATATGGGAGGTTGTCATAGCCGCCTACACCGTCCGTGTGTCTCTCcagagacaacaacaacaacaacaacaacaaccaatgACGACGGGCTTGGCAAGTGTAGCTGAGGACATCTTCAGCACTACATCATCAGAAGTTTTATCAACCTCTCAAATAATCATCTGGCCCGGCCTCACCTACGCCGAAAGTTCAgattcttcatcttcttcgcaGGATGGTAGCGGTGCTTCTTCACCGTCTCACGACAATCCCGAGCGAGGGCCCGGAATTCCCAGCCAACCGCACACTTATATTCCTCCTGtgtcacctccaccaaaggATCACCTCCATTCCCTCAAGCTATTCTTCCGTCAGAAGATCGCCGTATGGAGCCAGACAACCAGGGTTGCGGATTGGGAAGGGGCCAGGCAAATGCTGACTAGAATCGTGTGGCCCAATCAAAGCGCCGGCCAACTCACAAGTTATTCTGAAAGGCTAGATATGATCATGAAGACAATTTGGTACGAGGCCTGTCTTCGGTTGCAATGA